The following coding sequences lie in one Flavobacterium sediminis genomic window:
- the yidC gene encoding membrane protein insertase YidC, which produces MEEKKLDVKSIIGFVLISGILMWMIYSNTPTPEELQEKEKQEQAEKAKEAATEQEATVVVNPTDSVTVAKAQKELGSFAYSATLPSATNDFTEIKNEVLALKIANKGGYIAEATILGFERFEKDSKQLVQLIKDNNAQFDLTLNTKDNRVLHTQDLYFEPKFTKEGENQILTMQLKAGPNQFLEYRYVLKPNEYMLDFAIRSQGLENVIDASKPVDLEWQMKTYRNEKSISYENRYTDLRFEYEGGKDDYLNAQRKESDDTADEVTWIAFKQHHFVSVLLTDTPFKKAELKSNNLVDNEDIDTIYTKKFLAKMPLEVKNGTLNYTMNWYYGPARYQTLNDYNRNLDEIMPLGWGIFGWINRYAFIPVFTLISGFMPYGIAIIIFTILVRLVMSPVTYKSYLSQAKMKVLRPEIAELNEKYKDNAMKKQQETMKLYSTAGVNPMAGCIPALLQMPVFYALFQFFPSMFDLRQKSFLWAKDLSSYDSIYQLPFKIPFYGDHVSLFPILASVAIFFYMRMTTGDQQMAQPQQEGMPDMSKIMKMMLYISPLMMLVFFNNYASGLSLYYFISNSITIGIMFVIKNYIIDNDKIHAKIQKNKTKPKKEGKFQRKMREMMEQAEAQQKNSKK; this is translated from the coding sequence ATGGAAGAAAAAAAGTTAGACGTAAAATCGATTATCGGGTTTGTTTTAATCTCAGGGATCCTGATGTGGATGATATATTCCAATACCCCGACACCGGAGGAACTTCAGGAAAAAGAAAAACAAGAGCAGGCAGAAAAAGCCAAAGAAGCTGCTACTGAACAGGAAGCTACTGTGGTTGTAAACCCAACGGATTCGGTTACTGTGGCTAAGGCCCAAAAAGAATTAGGTTCGTTTGCTTATTCTGCAACCTTACCTTCTGCTACAAACGATTTTACTGAAATCAAAAATGAGGTTTTGGCTTTAAAGATCGCTAATAAAGGTGGTTATATAGCTGAGGCAACTATTTTAGGTTTCGAAAGGTTTGAAAAAGATTCAAAACAATTAGTTCAGTTAATAAAAGATAACAATGCACAATTCGATTTAACTTTAAATACAAAGGACAATCGCGTTTTGCATACACAAGACTTATATTTTGAGCCTAAATTTACTAAAGAAGGAGAAAATCAGATTTTAACCATGCAGCTAAAAGCAGGTCCGAACCAGTTTTTAGAATACCGCTATGTGTTGAAACCTAATGAATACATGCTTGATTTTGCTATTCGTTCGCAAGGTTTGGAGAATGTGATCGATGCTTCTAAGCCGGTTGATCTGGAATGGCAAATGAAAACGTACAGAAATGAAAAAAGCATTTCGTACGAAAATCGTTATACAGATCTTAGATTTGAATATGAAGGTGGTAAAGATGACTACCTGAACGCTCAACGAAAAGAATCCGATGACACAGCAGATGAAGTAACATGGATCGCTTTTAAACAGCATCATTTCGTTTCTGTTTTATTAACTGATACACCATTTAAAAAAGCAGAGCTTAAATCAAACAATCTTGTAGATAACGAGGATATAGATACCATTTATACCAAGAAATTCTTAGCTAAAATGCCTTTAGAGGTGAAGAATGGTACATTGAATTATACTATGAATTGGTATTACGGTCCGGCTCGATATCAGACATTAAACGATTACAATAGAAACTTAGACGAGATCATGCCGCTAGGTTGGGGAATTTTCGGATGGATCAACCGCTATGCGTTCATTCCTGTGTTTACATTGATCAGTGGTTTTATGCCTTATGGTATTGCGATCATCATTTTCACAATTTTAGTACGTTTAGTAATGTCTCCGGTAACGTATAAATCCTATTTGTCGCAGGCAAAAATGAAAGTATTGCGTCCGGAAATTGCGGAACTTAACGAGAAGTACAAAGACAATGCGATGAAAAAACAGCAAGAGACAATGAAGCTGTACTCAACGGCCGGGGTAAACCCGATGGCTGGTTGTATTCCGGCTTTATTACAGATGCCGGTATTCTATGCGTTGTTCCAATTCTTCCCGTCAATGTTCGACTTGCGTCAGAAAAGCTTCTTATGGGCTAAAGATTTGTCTTCTTATGACAGTATTTATCAGTTGCCATTTAAGATCCCTTTTTACGGAGACCACGTGAGTTTGTTCCCTATTTTGGCATCAGTAGCAATTTTCTTCTATATGAGAATGACAACCGGAGATCAGCAAATGGCACAGCCGCAACAAGAAGGAATGCCCGATATGAGTAAGATCATGAAAATGATGTTGTACATTTCTCCTTTGATGATGTTGGTATTCTTTAACAACTATGCTTCAGGTTTATCGTTGTATTATTTTATTTCGAACTCTATTACCATCGGTATCATGTTTGTTATTAAAAATTACATTATAGATAACGATAAGATACATGCTAAGATTCAGAAGAATAAAACGAAACCTAAAAAAGAAGGGAAATTCCAGCGTAAGATGCGTGAAATGATGGAACAGGCTGAGGCGCAGCAAAAAAATAGTAAAAAATAA
- a CDS encoding DUF3820 family protein, whose translation MEISHQEKLIKLAHAKMPFGKYEGRFLIDLPEHYIVWYKQKGFPKGQLGQQLELVYELKLNGLEELVRNIQKKFPKP comes from the coding sequence ATGGAGATATCACATCAGGAAAAATTGATAAAATTGGCTCATGCCAAAATGCCTTTCGGAAAATATGAAGGTCGTTTCTTAATTGATTTACCGGAACATTATATAGTTTGGTACAAACAGAAAGGATTTCCTAAAGGACAATTAGGACAACAACTGGAATTGGTTTATGAATTAAAACTAAATGGGTTGGAAGAGTTGGTTCGAAATATTCAAAAAAAGTTTCCGAAGCCTTAA
- a CDS encoding CTP synthase: MNQTKYIFVTGGVTSSLGKGIIAASLAKLLQARGYRTTIQKFDPYINVDPGTLNPYEHGECYVTDDGAETDLDLGHYERFLNVPTSQANNVTTGRVYLSVIEKERRGEFLGKTVQVVPHITNEIKQRMQLLGQSGDYDIVITEIGGTVGDIESLPYIESVRQLLWELGDENGIVIHLTLVPYLAAAGELKTKPTQHSVKTLMESGIKADILVCRTEHELSDDLRQKLALFCNVKKEAVIQSIDASTIYDVPNLMLEEGLDKVALKKLGLPEKQNPDLKQWNEFLHRLKNPKHTINIGLVGKYVELQDSYKSILEAFIHAGASNETKVNVVSVHSEYLDAKNIAEKLKDLDGILVAPGFGNRGIEGKIETVRYARENNIPFLGICLGMQMAVIEFARNVLGYADANSTEMNESTAHPVINLMEEQKDIENMGGTMRLGAWKCSLKNDTLANKIYGKSEIMERHRHRYEFNGDYLTEMEQKGLVASGINPDTGLVEVVEVPTHPFFIGVQYHPEYKSTVANPHPLFVSFVAAAVQHKLK; this comes from the coding sequence ATGAATCAAACAAAGTATATTTTTGTTACAGGAGGCGTTACGTCTTCATTGGGGAAAGGTATTATTGCAGCTTCTTTGGCTAAATTATTACAAGCCAGAGGGTATAGAACTACCATTCAAAAGTTTGACCCGTATATTAATGTAGATCCGGGAACTTTGAATCCTTATGAACACGGAGAATGTTATGTAACGGACGACGGAGCAGAAACAGATTTAGACCTGGGGCATTACGAACGTTTTTTAAATGTACCAACCTCTCAGGCTAATAATGTAACGACCGGAAGAGTATACTTATCAGTTATAGAAAAAGAGCGTCGAGGCGAATTTCTAGGAAAAACGGTTCAGGTGGTTCCGCATATTACCAATGAAATTAAGCAACGCATGCAATTACTGGGGCAATCCGGTGATTATGATATTGTGATTACAGAGATAGGAGGAACTGTTGGAGATATTGAGTCTCTACCTTATATAGAATCGGTTCGCCAATTGTTGTGGGAATTAGGAGATGAAAATGGTATTGTGATCCACTTAACTTTGGTGCCATATTTGGCTGCTGCCGGAGAGTTGAAAACAAAGCCGACACAACACTCGGTTAAAACGTTAATGGAAAGCGGGATCAAAGCCGATATTTTAGTTTGTAGAACGGAACATGAATTATCAGATGATCTACGCCAGAAATTAGCATTATTTTGTAATGTTAAGAAAGAAGCTGTTATTCAGTCAATTGATGCTTCAACAATATATGACGTACCTAATTTAATGCTGGAAGAAGGCTTAGACAAAGTAGCGTTGAAAAAATTAGGATTGCCGGAAAAACAAAATCCGGATCTGAAACAATGGAATGAGTTCTTACATCGATTGAAAAATCCTAAGCATACCATTAATATCGGTTTGGTGGGTAAATATGTTGAATTGCAGGATTCGTACAAGTCTATCCTAGAGGCATTTATACATGCCGGAGCCTCTAATGAAACAAAAGTAAATGTTGTTTCGGTTCATTCGGAATATTTAGATGCAAAAAATATAGCAGAAAAATTAAAAGATTTAGATGGAATTTTAGTTGCACCGGGATTCGGAAACCGAGGAATTGAAGGAAAGATAGAAACTGTTCGCTATGCGAGAGAAAACAATATTCCGTTTTTAGGAATTTGTTTGGGAATGCAAATGGCAGTTATTGAGTTTGCCCGAAATGTTTTAGGTTATGCTGATGCTAATTCAACGGAAATGAATGAAAGTACAGCACATCCGGTCATTAATTTAATGGAAGAACAAAAGGATATTGAAAATATGGGAGGAACCATGCGTTTAGGAGCATGGAAATGTAGTTTGAAGAACGATACTTTGGCAAACAAAATTTACGGAAAAAGTGAAATTATGGAACGCCACCGCCATCGTTATGAATTCAATGGTGATTACCTTACTGAAATGGAACAGAAAGGACTGGTCGCTTCCGGTATAAATCCGGATACTGGATTAGTAGAAGTGGTAGAAGTACCAACGCATCCGTTTTTCATAGGAGTGCAATACCATCCGGAATATAAAAGTACAGTTGCTAATCCGCATCCGCTATTTGTAAGTTTTGTAGCGGCGGCAGTGCAACACAAGTTGAAATAA
- the mnmA gene encoding tRNA 2-thiouridine(34) synthase MnmA, whose amino-acid sequence MKRVVVGLSGGVDSSVAAYLLKEQGYEVIGLFMKNWHDDSVTISNECPWLEDSNDALLVAEKLGIPFQTVDLSEQYKERIVDYMFNEYEQGRTPNPDVLCNREIKFDVFMKIALSLGADYVATGHYCRKGTIEKDGKEIYQLLAGKDGNKDQSYFLCQLSQEQLSKALFPIGELTKPQVREIAAKLDLVTAEKKDSQGLCFIGKVRLPEFLQQKLKPKEGIIVEIPAEAAIYETEKPEFASLEEELQFESQNREYAKDLGKIVGKHQGAHYFTKGQRKGLNVGGTKEGLYVIETDVENNVIYTGQGNQHPGLFKKALFIQQSEVHWIREDLALKPGETMEVMARIRYRQPLQKATLHQFENGMYVVFDQPQSAITEGQFVAWHHDDEVLGSGVIS is encoded by the coding sequence ATGAAACGAGTTGTTGTAGGACTTTCAGGTGGTGTAGATTCTAGCGTTGCGGCTTATTTGTTAAAAGAGCAAGGCTATGAAGTGATCGGCTTGTTCATGAAAAACTGGCATGACGATTCTGTAACCATTTCTAATGAATGTCCGTGGTTGGAAGATAGTAATGATGCCCTTTTAGTAGCTGAAAAATTAGGAATACCTTTTCAAACGGTCGATTTATCCGAACAATACAAAGAGCGCATAGTAGATTATATGTTCAATGAATACGAACAAGGGCGTACGCCTAATCCGGATGTTTTGTGCAACCGGGAGATCAAATTCGATGTTTTTATGAAAATTGCTTTGTCCTTAGGAGCTGATTATGTAGCAACGGGACATTATTGTCGTAAAGGAACTATTGAAAAAGACGGGAAAGAGATCTATCAGTTACTAGCCGGAAAAGACGGAAATAAAGATCAATCTTATTTTTTGTGTCAGTTGTCGCAAGAACAATTGTCAAAAGCGCTGTTTCCTATTGGGGAATTAACAAAACCGCAAGTACGCGAAATAGCCGCAAAATTAGATTTGGTTACTGCAGAGAAGAAAGATTCACAAGGTTTGTGTTTCATCGGGAAAGTGCGTTTACCTGAGTTTTTACAGCAAAAATTAAAACCAAAAGAAGGGATAATTGTTGAGATTCCGGCAGAAGCCGCTATCTATGAAACAGAAAAACCGGAATTTGCTTCACTGGAAGAAGAGTTACAATTTGAATCACAAAATCGTGAGTATGCTAAAGATCTGGGAAAAATAGTAGGAAAACACCAGGGAGCACATTATTTTACGAAAGGACAACGAAAAGGCTTAAATGTCGGAGGAACAAAAGAAGGACTTTATGTAATTGAAACTGATGTGGAGAACAATGTGATCTATACCGGTCAGGGAAACCAACATCCAGGATTGTTTAAAAAAGCGTTGTTCATACAGCAAAGCGAAGTACACTGGATTCGTGAAGATTTGGCGTTAAAACCTGGAGAAACAATGGAAGTAATGGCTCGGATCCGTTACAGACAGCCTTTGCAAAAAGCTACCTTGCACCAATTTGAAAACGGAATGTATGTTGTTTTTGACCAACCGCAATCTGCAATTACGGAAGGGCAATTTGTGGCTTGGCACCATGATGACGAAGTGTTAGGAAGTGGTGTAATTTCATAA
- a CDS encoding S8 family serine peptidase, with the protein MKRTLLTFFIFLLPILIFSQEDAWVYFTDKPDASYYLANPLQMLSQKALDRRTNQGIALDNTDVPVSTAYLGQIETSTGITVMAKSKWLNAVHVRGTQTDIQALTALSFVDHIYFANHSLNTLTGPGSTTPVATSRVGEVKDKFEVEVNFSYGNSANQIEMLNGDLLHQQDYTGAGKIIAVLDAGFIGVDTASPFQRLHDNNLILGGYNYPDGNTNFYTRHNHGTNVLSTMGGYVDGQLVGTAPDAEYYLFITEDVNSENPVEESYWVEAAEKADSLGVDVINSSLGYGSYDNPNYTYTYAMRDGQVGFASRGASMAFQKGIVCVVSAGNEGSTSEPHIGIPADAENILTVGAVDSSENYVSFSSIGNTADNRVKPDVCAKGLSATISSTTGTITTASGTSFSSPILAGMVATFWSALPNLTAAEVIQFVKESADQYATPDIYKGYGVPDFQLALTNALSAQSFQLQEVHLYPNPVADYLWIDPKESNTGNLEIFNQLGQKVLTVKVEGQMVKVPTDDWASGIYFYDFSTNNSKLRGKLIKQ; encoded by the coding sequence ATGAAAAGAACATTACTAACTTTCTTCATTTTTTTACTGCCGATATTAATCTTTTCACAAGAAGATGCATGGGTTTATTTTACAGACAAGCCTGATGCTTCTTATTATTTAGCGAATCCGTTACAAATGCTTTCTCAAAAAGCATTAGACAGGAGAACAAATCAGGGAATAGCCTTAGACAATACAGATGTTCCCGTTTCAACGGCTTATTTAGGGCAAATAGAAACATCAACCGGAATTACTGTTATGGCAAAATCCAAGTGGCTGAATGCCGTTCATGTAAGAGGAACTCAGACCGATATACAGGCATTAACTGCTTTATCATTTGTAGATCATATTTATTTTGCAAACCATTCCTTAAATACACTTACCGGTCCGGGAAGTACCACACCGGTTGCAACTAGCAGAGTAGGAGAAGTAAAAGACAAATTTGAAGTAGAGGTTAATTTCAGTTATGGAAATTCTGCCAACCAGATTGAAATGTTAAACGGAGATCTGTTACACCAACAGGATTATACCGGTGCCGGAAAGATCATTGCAGTTTTAGATGCCGGATTTATAGGAGTAGATACAGCATCACCTTTTCAGAGATTACATGATAATAATCTGATCTTAGGAGGCTATAATTATCCCGACGGAAATACGAATTTCTACACACGTCACAATCACGGTACAAATGTACTGTCTACTATGGGAGGTTATGTAGACGGACAATTAGTAGGAACAGCACCGGATGCAGAATATTATTTATTCATTACTGAAGATGTAAATTCAGAAAATCCGGTAGAAGAATCGTATTGGGTAGAAGCAGCAGAAAAAGCCGATAGTCTGGGAGTTGACGTGATCAATTCATCTTTAGGCTATGGAAGTTATGATAATCCGAACTATACATACACTTATGCGATGAGAGACGGTCAGGTTGGCTTTGCTTCAAGAGGTGCTTCCATGGCTTTTCAAAAAGGAATAGTTTGTGTAGTTAGTGCCGGAAACGAAGGAAGTACTTCTGAACCGCACATAGGCATTCCGGCCGATGCCGAAAATATCTTGACGGTAGGAGCCGTAGATAGTTCTGAAAATTATGTTTCTTTCAGTTCCATCGGAAATACAGCTGACAACAGAGTTAAGCCTGATGTATGTGCAAAAGGTTTGAGTGCCACGATCAGTTCAACCACCGGAACTATAACTACAGCAAGCGGAACTTCTTTTTCCAGTCCCATTTTAGCGGGAATGGTAGCTACTTTTTGGTCGGCTCTACCGAATTTAACAGCAGCTGAGGTCATTCAGTTTGTCAAAGAATCAGCAGATCAGTATGCCACTCCTGATATTTATAAAGGATACGGAGTGCCGGATTTTCAATTGGCTTTAACGAATGCTTTGTCGGCGCAATCTTTTCAACTACAAGAGGTTCATTTGTATCCTAATCCGGTTGCAGATTATTTATGGATCGATCCAAAAGAGAGCAATACAGGTAATTTAGAGATTTTTAATCAACTAGGACAGAAAGTCTTAACGGTTAAGGTTGAGGGGCAAATGGTAAAAGTACCAACCGATGATTGGGCTTCCGGGATTTACTTCTATGATTTTTCCACTAATAATAGTAAATTGCGAGGGAAATTAATCAAACAATAA
- a CDS encoding calcium/sodium antiporter → MNLFYVIIGLVLLVLGGNWLLKSAVGLSLKFNISKIIIGLTVVSFATSAPEMIVSIEAALDGFPDIAVGNVVGSNIGNIGLVLGVVLLINAIQVETSFYATDWPMKMLASFLLYIFLLGDGVLSRVEGFIFIAILIAFIIYLIRKNKTIVSDSEELLSDENMSYLTIFGLLIAGSVGLWAGSELLIKGAVNLAQSLGVSNRIIAVTVVSIGTSVPELASSVIAALKKENDISIGNIIGSNIFNILSVLGITAIIKPINHIDPKIIGNDIYWMLGFALALLPLVFLPKRNSLSLKEGTLLLTAYCIFIYLTVK, encoded by the coding sequence ATGAATTTATTCTACGTCATTATTGGATTGGTTTTATTAGTATTGGGAGGAAACTGGCTGCTAAAGTCTGCAGTAGGTTTGTCTCTTAAATTTAATATTTCCAAGATCATTATCGGTTTAACCGTTGTTTCCTTTGCTACATCTGCTCCGGAAATGATTGTAAGTATAGAAGCAGCATTAGATGGTTTTCCGGATATTGCAGTAGGTAATGTAGTAGGATCTAATATCGGTAACATAGGGCTAGTATTAGGAGTCGTGCTATTGATCAATGCTATTCAGGTGGAAACCAGCTTTTATGCGACCGATTGGCCAATGAAAATGCTGGCTTCGTTCTTATTGTATATCTTTTTACTGGGAGATGGTGTTTTGAGCAGAGTTGAGGGCTTTATCTTTATTGCCATTTTAATAGCTTTCATCATTTACCTGATCAGGAAGAATAAAACCATTGTGTCTGATTCTGAAGAGCTTTTATCAGATGAGAATATGAGTTATCTGACGATCTTCGGTTTGTTAATTGCCGGAAGCGTCGGACTTTGGGCAGGCTCAGAATTATTGATCAAAGGAGCCGTGAACTTGGCACAAAGCTTAGGGGTGAGCAACCGTATCATTGCCGTTACAGTCGTTTCAATAGGAACCAGTGTTCCGGAACTGGCTTCCTCCGTTATTGCAGCATTGAAAAAAGAGAATGATATTTCCATCGGAAACATTATCGGTTCAAATATTTTTAATATTCTAAGTGTTTTGGGGATCACAGCTATTATCAAACCGATCAACCATATAGATCCTAAGATCATTGGAAATGACATTTACTGGATGTTAGGGTTTGCTTTAGCATTGTTACCTTTAGTATTTTTACCCAAACGGAACAGTTTAAGTTTAAAAGAAGGAACCTTATTATTAACAGCCTACTGTATATTCATATATTTAACCGTTAAGTAA
- a CDS encoding glutathione peroxidase: MRYKVIHLYRKRYKLKTMAAFYDFTAESLQGKTIAMEAYKGKTVLVVNTASQCGLTPQYEGLEKLYEKYKDKGLVILGFPCNQFGNQEPGDAHSISEGCLINYGVTFPMFAKIEVNGNNAHPIFKYLKSKLGGIFGSRIKWNFTKFLIDADGKPVKRFSPITKPEKIDEYLQKRMKW; encoded by the coding sequence ATGCGATATAAAGTAATACATTTGTATCGTAAACGATATAAATTAAAGACAATGGCAGCATTTTATGATTTTACAGCAGAAAGCTTACAAGGGAAAACAATTGCTATGGAAGCGTATAAAGGCAAAACGGTTTTAGTAGTAAATACAGCCAGTCAATGTGGGTTAACACCTCAGTATGAAGGCTTAGAAAAACTTTACGAAAAGTATAAAGATAAAGGTCTGGTGATATTAGGATTTCCCTGTAACCAATTCGGAAATCAAGAACCCGGCGATGCTCATTCCATTTCAGAAGGGTGTTTGATCAATTACGGCGTTACTTTTCCGATGTTCGCTAAAATAGAGGTCAATGGTAATAATGCCCATCCGATCTTTAAATATCTGAAAAGCAAATTAGGCGGAATATTCGGAAGTCGCATTAAATGGAATTTTACCAAGTTCTTAATTGATGCTGACGGTAAACCGGTTAAACGTTTTTCGCCGATCACCAAACCGGAGAAAATAGACGAATACCTGCAAAAAAGAATGAAATGGTAG
- the proC gene encoding pyrroline-5-carboxylate reductase produces the protein MKVLIIGFGNMGQTYANSFVGSGFVASSDIFVLNRSEIQQKERFPIDAANFYTKPTAKVFDVDIIIIAVKPQDFNALAETIKPFIHVEHLILSVMAGITINSLSEAFSNTKVVRSMPNIPTQIGLGMTVFCASNDLDRKELFIIQNLINTTGKSIYIEKEEMLNAATAVSGSGPAYVFYFMNAMIESAIKLGFSKSEAEFLVNQTFLGAVQLQNRSKIPHQEWINKVASKGGTTEAALKMFNAFNQFEGIGKGVEAANERAIELGKLFDNYEKK, from the coding sequence ATGAAAGTTTTAATTATTGGTTTCGGAAATATGGGACAAACCTATGCCAACAGTTTTGTAGGTTCAGGTTTTGTGGCTTCATCAGATATTTTTGTGTTAAATCGTAGTGAAATTCAACAAAAGGAAAGATTCCCAATCGATGCTGCTAATTTTTACACAAAGCCTACAGCAAAAGTCTTTGATGTGGACATCATCATTATAGCCGTTAAACCTCAGGATTTTAATGCTCTGGCAGAAACCATAAAGCCTTTTATTCATGTTGAACATCTGATTTTGTCTGTGATGGCAGGAATTACAATAAACAGTCTTAGCGAAGCGTTTTCCAATACAAAAGTTGTGCGTTCAATGCCTAATATCCCGACACAGATCGGTTTGGGGATGACCGTTTTTTGTGCTTCCAATGATTTGGACAGAAAAGAATTGTTTATTATTCAGAACCTGATTAATACAACCGGAAAATCAATTTATATTGAAAAAGAAGAAATGCTGAATGCCGCAACAGCCGTTTCCGGTAGCGGACCGGCTTATGTTTTTTATTTTATGAATGCCATGATTGAATCGGCTATAAAATTAGGCTTTTCAAAATCAGAAGCAGAATTCTTAGTCAATCAAACCTTTTTAGGAGCTGTTCAGTTGCAAAACCGAAGCAAGATCCCTCATCAGGAATGGATTAATAAAGTAGCTTCTAAAGGAGGAACAACAGAAGCTGCTTTAAAAATGTTTAATGCATTCAATCAGTTTGAAGGAATAGGAAAAGGAGTTGAGGCTGCTAATGAACGTGCAATTGAACTTGGCAAACTATTTGATAATTATGAAAAAAAATAA
- a CDS encoding toxin-antitoxin system YwqK family antitoxin, with amino-acid sequence MKKNKTMRYILLFVLSSFLMAAQEKINQYDTNGKRHGLWKGVHEQSKRPRYEGTFEHGKEIGVFKYFDDTKAGTVIATRDFSKGNGSCYVIFYNQKSNKVSEGLLKNKLPEGEWKYYHLDSPQLMTTEFYRNGKLEGERKVFYRDGSVAEISHYKKGLLDGNYKKYGENEKLLEDINYKNGQLHGNVAYYDGNGHLEFKGTYNNGRKVGYWETYEEGKLVKKEKVTHYTRKTFKMDNPGELETKNDKK; translated from the coding sequence ATGAAAAAAAATAAAACCATGCGATATATACTTTTATTTGTTCTAAGTTCATTTTTAATGGCTGCTCAGGAAAAGATCAATCAATATGACACTAACGGTAAGCGTCACGGGTTGTGGAAAGGAGTTCACGAGCAATCAAAACGCCCTCGTTATGAAGGAACTTTTGAACATGGAAAAGAAATAGGTGTATTTAAGTATTTTGATGACACAAAGGCAGGGACAGTTATTGCTACACGTGATTTTTCTAAAGGAAACGGAAGCTGTTATGTTATTTTTTACAATCAAAAAAGTAATAAAGTAAGCGAAGGACTTTTGAAGAATAAGCTGCCGGAAGGTGAATGGAAATATTACCATTTAGACAGCCCTCAGTTAATGACAACAGAGTTCTATAGGAATGGAAAACTGGAAGGCGAAAGAAAAGTGTTCTACAGAGACGGTTCGGTAGCGGAGATATCTCATTATAAAAAAGGACTGTTAGACGGGAATTACAAGAAATATGGTGAAAACGAAAAGCTGCTTGAAGATATCAATTATAAAAATGGACAACTTCACGGCAATGTTGCCTATTATGACGGAAACGGACATTTGGAGTTTAAAGGAACCTATAATAACGGACGAAAAGTCGGTTATTGGGAAACATACGAAGAAGGAAAATTAGTTAAAAAAGAAAAAGTGACACATTATACCCGTAAAACCTTTAAAATGGATAATCCGGGGGAATTGGAAACTAAAAACGATAAAAAATAA
- a CDS encoding MarR family winged helix-turn-helix transcriptional regulator — MVVEQLKLENQICFPVYAASRLIIREYQPYLEKLGITYPQYLVMLVLWEHKQLSVNEITQKLILNTNTVTPLLKRMEVLGLLKREKDSSDERKVLIRLTEKGKRMQKEAECIPQSIAGDINGSPMRTEDLMALKKQLDQLIQYLLNKEEQH; from the coding sequence ATGGTAGTCGAACAATTAAAATTGGAAAATCAAATCTGTTTTCCGGTATATGCCGCTTCGCGTTTGATTATAAGGGAATACCAGCCTTATTTGGAAAAATTAGGAATTACCTATCCGCAATATTTAGTAATGCTGGTATTATGGGAACACAAACAACTTTCTGTAAACGAGATCACTCAAAAATTGATTTTAAATACCAATACAGTTACTCCTTTATTAAAAAGAATGGAAGTGTTAGGTTTGCTGAAAAGAGAAAAAGACAGTTCTGATGAAAGAAAAGTACTTATTCGACTGACAGAAAAAGGCAAAAGAATGCAAAAAGAAGCCGAATGTATTCCTCAGAGCATTGCTGGTGATATCAATGGTAGTCCTATGCGTACGGAAGATCTGATGGCTCTGAAAAAACAATTGGATCAATTGATTCAATACCTATTGAATAAAGAGGAACAACATTAA
- a CDS encoding DUF805 domain-containing protein, with protein MERLEEDFGIIDWWKKVVLENYANFEGRARRKEFWMFQLINVLVIFIGMFLFGVISGSVKNSSSEFALIPLGLLALYLLLIFLPALAVTIRRLHDTNRSGWYYLLSFIPYAGGIIMLIFYVSEGTVGPNQYGYDPKRPTQNNEIDEIGQIQE; from the coding sequence ATGGAAAGATTAGAAGAAGATTTCGGAATTATTGATTGGTGGAAAAAGGTAGTTTTAGAAAACTATGCCAACTTTGAAGGAAGAGCCAGAAGGAAAGAATTCTGGATGTTCCAATTGATAAATGTTCTTGTAATATTTATAGGAATGTTTTTGTTCGGAGTAATTTCGGGTTCTGTCAAGAATTCATCTTCTGAATTTGCTTTAATACCTTTAGGATTATTAGCATTATATTTATTGTTGATTTTTTTACCTGCTTTAGCGGTAACTATTAGGAGGCTTCATGATACAAACAGAAGTGGTTGGTACTATCTTTTGAGCTTTATCCCTTATGCAGGAGGAATCATTATGCTGATCTTTTATGTAAGTGAAGGAACAGTAGGTCCGAATCAATACGGATACGACCCGAAAAGACCTACTCAAAACAATGAAATAGACGAAATAGGTCAGATACAAGAATAA